The genome window TCCAACACCATCTTATCTCTTGTGGAGAAGAGATGGGGTCATCCAATCCAATTTTGGTATTTCTTGCCACTATACTGATGACAAGATTACAGTTTTTTGCCTATGTGTTCAGACTTGGGCGTACAGAGCATAATGGATTACTTCAACACTCAATAGGAAATATTTCAGACTTAAGCCCATATAAGTAACCCACGATGGAAACCTTAACAGCCAATAGGCCTTCCTCTTGCTAGTGAACAACAGTAGATGAAATGTTTCTACAATTAAAGTTTGTGCTTTCTGCGAAGAagtgtggagagagaaatagatatAATCAATCCTATATTTGGATGGTAAGCAGCAATGCCTTGATAAagactaactttttttttttttccgtggCCTGGCAGGTTAGTGATATGTTAGCTAAGAAGCTTGTCCACTATAATAGGATGAGGGGAACCTGAGAAACTGAAATGATTGCActtcaaaaggggagggggggagggggaaggatgCCTTACATAATTTTTTCTCTCAAGAGAAAGTATTATATGTGCATATTCAAATATTCAATAGAAAGACATTATAATAACAATTAATATGTCGAGAACATCATAAAAACAATTATTAGAAAATTAGAGGAAAGAAGATTGCGAGGTTGTGTGGAGCCTGCACCCTGACACAAGATGGATAAAATGATCATTCACCcgcatgaaatgaaaaattcgACCTCTTTTAAATACCCCGCACATGCTCTCATTGGTCTCCATACTGATGTAGAGACCATGCGTGGCAGTGATCGCCCTCCCATGAAGTTATTAGTTTTCTGACCTGAAATGAACTTCTTGTGTGTAAGAGAGAGTCCGGCCAAGTGTAGAATGAACAAGATAGTGGGGTGAAGAGTCCCATCAGAAGTGGGACTATTATTTGGCTCttattttgagattttggttttagatcattttattttcatactgTTTGAGATCGTCTTTGTTTTcgtaggctccgtttggttgcaatgggaatttaaagggaagggaagtgaaattttcataatttaaaaagaaatgcttatgatcattaccccatgtgattgtataaactacttaatttttttaactatatttagtaatgatatattttgcatgtaatttttattttacatactGTAGCAAAGGGTTTtcgatgcaaagtaaagtgaaattttataaccaaatatgaaatgatttgaaattaatgttaaagtcacatgggtaatgattgcatatatttcttttttaagtatgaaaatctcacttcccttccctttaattccccttacaaccaaacatagcctaaatgaattttcaaaatcTTCTCAATTGTGTTATTcaatattaatttattttcaatatttttccatcaatttcttcacttttgtttgtttctatgcatgttttttgttctttcaatGTTTTGCCATCAATTTACAAtttttcctcttatttataatattttctgCATTTTATTCATGATTTTAGGCATTATTTAGATCATTGGGgttattttcatcatttttggCCCATTTATTTATTCCAATATTGTTGATGTTATTAAGCATGATGAatattaggggtgaaacagggccagatttcttaaaatctcaacccaagcctaggtcctcaaaattcaactccAGTCTAACCCAATCCTACCGAGTTAatgcccaagcccaacccttgCAGAGTCATGCGAACCCATCCCAATCCTAATTATCCTTGATTAAGTCAGGTTGGCTCTATTTTTCCTAGGATTGGGCGAACCTTGATTGATCTTGTTTTTACAGTTGAGGTTGGGATCGCATTGAAGAAATATATCAAATAGGAAGCAATTACGAAATTCTGGATTTGATGAAGTTAGAAAGCTTAGTGTTGAGAAGCACCAAAGGCTTTGCAACCCAAGGACATTGAATCAGATCATCTTTTTCTTGTGCGGTACAAGGATCCCCTACATTGCTTGGTGGAGGAAAGACTAAATTCCCTAAGAGGCTGTGTACTTGGGCTGCAAAAGGTAGTTGTTTGTCCCCTTCCAATGGTTCGAGAATTTGTTATACCCTATACTCACGCGAGGCTTAATTCATGATTTTAACAAAATTAGAGCcactaaatttattttttcactgtGTGTCCAATCAACTTGATTGACTAAAGAatgataacaacaacaacaacattaaTAATAGTACATTATAAATGTAatgccccggccccattaaccttgcacaatattgtcctcttcgGCCCATGGacctcaagactttaaaacgaattgtgccatgttaagaaaATCAGAAGTTATTAACTAGTCTAGGAATCTCTCCCtgggcgatgtgggactaaagttttcACACCTCATCGACCTCCCAAACtccctggtacttgtcgtattcttggtggggacacctcaccaatctcccaggcAGGTATAGTACTTGCCGTATTTTTGGGTCTTCATACTTCCCCCCTTTCGGCACAGCGCTCCCACTATGGCCCCACACGCTATCAGgatctgctctgataccatttataattccccggccccattaaccttgcataatattattctctttggcccgtgggcctcaaggctttaaaacacgttgtgccatattaaggaagctggaggttattaactagtccaggaATCTCTCCTTagacgatgtgggactaaagtttgtacaccctcaccgatctcccaaaccccctggtacttgctatattcttggtgggaacaCCTCACGGATCTCCTgggcgggtctggtacttgccgtattcttaggTCATCACAATAAAGCACAATCTAGGGTTTTTCTAGTGCTAAATTATGTCTAACAAGAACATATTCTAATAgtaagagaaggaaggaaagaagtaCAAGATATATATGATAGGTAACTCATATGGTAACaataaagagaaggaaaggaataaAGCATATTTCTTCCTTATTGTTATCCTCCATATAGATCATTTCCTTTTTAatgaatggaaaatatattgAGGAAAAGGGTAGAAAACAAGCAAAGGCAAATTGGCAAACCAAGGGAGGGCCGCTAAACAAAAGAGTTAAACATCTAAAAAAGATGATACATTAAAAGCTTTGGGTGGGGGAGGGAACAATAATCAAAAGGGGAGCAAGCTAGGGGAGTCCATATAGATCATTATTCCACAAGCATCCATCAAATGCATGTCCTTTCTCTGGATCAGAGTTGGATAACATCTTCAAAGGTATTCATGAGAGATTCTTTCATGACCACCAAGATATCCACATCCTTCTTGCCTTCCTCTTGAGGGAGGATAAAACACAAATTAGGTCCTGGATTCCCAAGCATAACTTGATTAGGTTTCCCCCACCCAAAGTCAGTAGTGAGGAAATCCAATTTGCTCCATGTTGACAGAAAAAGTGTATATGTAGCCATAGGATTTTTTCTGTTCACTTCATAGTGGTCAATAGCAGATCTCACATAGTCCTCTGTCACCAATTTGATTGAATCTTGCACCATTTGAACCGCGAATGACAATGGTTTACTTGTTAATTCGCCTGCACTGCAAAGACAACCAGTGTGGAAGATGGCATTGCCAAAGTATCCTTTTGGAAATGGAGGATTGAATTTTGATCTGAGATCTACTGGAAATACAAGCTTTGTCATTTCGTCGGCTTCCATCTTAAGTGATTCAGTCATGATACGCCATGTATAAGCTGCTACCACTACAAAGCTAGAACATCTCTCTATTAGCCCATCTTCCATGGCTGATCTTTTCAATTGTTCCAATCTTTCCACATTGAAGCTGAaagattttatcaaaaaaatttcatcttcaGATGCCGTAATGGTTTTTGGCAAATCTTTTATCTGAAAGAATTCATGGTGAGGGAATTCAATCTTAGGATGTTCTCTTGCTTTCATTACAGCTCTGTCAAGGAAAGGCAGGACAGTTATTGGTGAGCCTTTTGCAATTTCTGCCCATGAACTTATAAATTCCATGGCACATAGTCCATCAACCATGCTGTGGTTTATTGCTACTCCAAGAACAAATCCTCCACAGTTAAACCTGGTCACCTGAGGATGCCAAAGAGCAATGCAATATGTATATCTATTAGAGTTTATTGAAGCCCTTGTGCCAAATTTGTATGTTACTAATTGCTAATAGAACATACCTGAATTGCTAGTAGAGGTACTTCTAAAATGCTTTTGGTAGGAGGAAGGGTATGAACAAGTTGTCCTAGTATTCCAAAATTTGACTTGGTAAGGTTACCTAAGGCTTCAAGTTCATGAGTTGTGGTTGCTTCAATAAATGGTACACCTTCTCCTGTACATTCAACCACTAGTCTCCCATCTGAACCGACTATAAGCTTTCCGGCGAGCGGGTAGTAGTGTACTAATACCTCAGCCAATGCTTGTTTGATCACTTCAAATACATTATCACTACTTCTTGTGGATGGTTTATAGGAGTACACTGTGGAGATTATGAGGCATTGGTACTGGTCTACATTGGACAAGAAGAATAGCCCTCCATTTGTTTTCGATGCCGGCTTAACTATGACAGGTACCGACTTCGTTACCAGGAAATTTTCGTTCTTCCCAGCTGACTCCATTTAGCTGTTTCTGcaatgaaattgaaaatcaaaaccAGAACATAATGTTTAGAACTGTTTCTAACTAACATGCATGATGAAACTACTATAGTCTGTCTTTATAAGCCTATGGCCGATTTGTAGTATTGCATCAGGTTGACAGTTGGCACTTATTATAATCAGCCATAAGTCATCTACCTTTTTGCGTGATCCTCTCGTTTGTCTttcttggaatctccatgtagccaaaccacattaagttgggataaagttttAGATGTTTTTTGTAAACTACTATATGGAATTGTGgttttttgtaggttttgtggTATGGTTAATTATTATTCAAAGGTCTTATTTACTAACATAGCACGTATAAAAACTGACAAGCTAGATTTGGGCATGCAACAGCCTTCTAAAGCTCAAGTTTCTGATTCAATGAGAAGAAAAACTAATTAAGAGTTACTACACTTCCCTTGCCATCTAGTAAATTGGATGGATATGATTCACGATTTGCTTAAAACTACAAGAATTCAAGTTTGTAGTAATGAATCCAGTGATTTTATCACTTTGAACTTACATTTCACCATGAATGTACTTTCCACcacattttcataattttactctatttttatttttttcataactTTCACTTAAGGCCTCATTTTATGAATTGTAAATAAATTTAGTAATGTTTTTTCAGGGTTTCAATTTTAGATTATACAAAAACATCTTCTACTGACATTTTTACTTTATCTTCTTACTctttagaaattttaatttcatacAATTAAAACAATGAGTGCTATGCATTTGGGGATTAGCcaatttgtatttatttattttatgggtAAAGGTAAAGGCTTATCACTATGAACTTCaaatcctaccatatgggagaATGATGTGGCAGTTTCGAACTACTGAATAGACAAGACATTTCAGATAATCTATATGTCTCAAATTTCAGACTCAAAATCTAACATAAACCCTTATGTGTTAGAATGCATACTCATGTATGTCCAATCACTTGTACTATCCGCCAACTATGATTGTGCATTATCCCattttttggaaattttgaagCCCTAATTGAAAACTTAGTAAATTTTGTTCagttaaaacttgacatgtgaaaaGGGACCTAAAATTTGGGCACCATCTAATTATGCCACTTGGAAAAACAGGCTCACTTCAAGACTGTGAAGGAATCttttacccataaaataatattaaataattatataattacACAATCGCTTGTCGAAAAACCCATAATTGTATTATATCTTTGAATTTAATCTATaatttttgtatgaaaaatcaTGCCATTTATAATGGCTAACTCATCATATAATTACATAAAGAAAAACATAGTGGCgataaagtttttttatttttattttggtagtaGTGATGGTCATTTTATATAGAATATTcaaatatattcttttttttttttggtggaaaatatTCAAATATATTCAATAACTATAAATGGGATAGATAAAAATGCATAATTGTATgattaaaaaatttctttttaaaacaataaaattgtAATATCATAGAAATAAAGCAAACGATAGCTAGTGATTTCATAAAGAATGTAGAAAATCAAAATGATCTAATATGCTTCTAGTAATTCAgaataaaaataagaagatatatatttcaaaatactttttttttttaatctaaaaaatattaaaataaaaattaacaaagGTTAGTTTAATCATTTCAAGAATCAATAcgaagtttttttttatatttaaaagtCAATGCTGTGATAAGAAATTACCTCTTTTAAAAGGAAGCAAAACTTATACATTATGAACTCAAAAGAtgacaaaataattaaaaagataaTTTGATTGATATGATAAGAAATTACATTTATCTTGTAACCAATATTTTACTTAAGCAACTAAAAATTGTTGAATGTCTAGAAAAAGGATGGTATAGTATTTTCATAGTTCCAACAAAGCCAGgcctctacccaaaaaaaaaaaaagccaggCCAAAtgcattaaatatatatatatacacaagcAGGTCATCAGTGTAATTAAGCAAAAGAACATCAAACAGATTATTTCTTCATCtaatttctctccttttcttttgctttctagAGACAGTAAGACAAAGCGCgaatgatggtgatggtgatggtgatgattgTAACAACTATAATCATTTTAGAAgtattattttccattttgggtttttatgcTTTAattggtagaagaaaaaaaatacaaagagtAAACTGAACCAAGGATTTTATCATCATAATTAATAATgttaaaattataattattaaaggTTGATATTAGTTATTGGTTTATAATGTTAATAGTGATATTGGTAATGATGAAGAATGCTGCTAGGTTATCTTAATGGGTTATGAAGAAGGAAAACACTTGCATTGTTAGTGAACTAACAGAATAAAGGAACAGcataattttttcaaataaatccCTGAAACTCTAGACAAAAATGTAAGTAGGTGTATATTAGGGAACATATTGTAACCACACTACTGGTTTCGGATGATAATATCATTATAATATGGCgaaattttatttggtaaaCATCTTAACATGCCGAATTGCAatcaaggggagagagagagagagagagagagagagagagtacctcaGTTCTTAGTTGCAACAAGATCAATAGGATGTTTGCTACCAACCTTATTCTCTCTACCAAGGTGGGAAGGAAGATGGAGAAAGATTTGCTCTTTatagagagtgtgtgtgtgagagagagagaggggggagagagagagagagagagaatgaatatTTTAAAGAGAGTTTTAATAAGTTGCAAACAAATTGATGGATACTCCATACAACTTCAAtacaaaattttctttgaaTATAAATGTAGagtggaatgggaaagaaaataaattgtgGAGAGGGTGTTTCAAATTTAATGACAGATATGCACCACCTTAAATTGAGTCTTCAACTTATTAAAATAAAtctaatattaaaaataaaaaggggggggggagaaagatAGCTCCTGACTGCATGTGCCCTATACCAGTGCGGGAGCCAATAAGAGGAGTTAGGGCATCAATCACAGGGGCATGGAGCTGTCATTTCGTCTTCCCTGTGAGAGGGTGTAGGCTATATGAAGCCTAGCAGCAATCCTTCGCTCTAAAAAAATGGGTTTATTAAAACACAAAacatttatataattttaaaaattagaaaaacaaatacaaggaaAAATATACAATACAAAGTAAGCCATACCATTAAATTATGGCATCAAATTCAACGATACAATCCACccatgggttgcccagatggttagggcaaatTGGGGATTGTGCGGATAGGCGCACGGTCCCAAATtcgctgtgctagtctccctcGAGAATTAGTGGAGGTGCACGTAAGCTGCACAGACactggtttaaaaaaaaaaaaatcaataaagcgATGGCACGTTCTTTCCCTTTAATTAATCAGATTTTGAAATCggggcatgaaataaaatatgaattCCCAATCATTCTAATCATATATCTTGGGACATAGTGTCTCTTCATACATGGTGAAAAGAGAATCTCCCCATCAGAAAGAGCTGAATCTTTTGATTAATATCAGagtgatatattttggtggtccTATATCATGCAACCTAATTTAAAATTGAGATACATATCAGCAGGATTGGGTGGTTTGACTAAGAAGCAGTCAATCCCGATTCTTTAATATCAAATCTAACAATATCGGATAGAATTTAGCGATTTCAATTTATTCTAATATAATTTGAAATAGAATCAAATCATAATCAATGGAGACCAATCCCATACCTAATTTCGAGTTTTAAAAACCTTATATAAagctctattttatttttatttttgtacaaAAGGCTTCAATATTGTTCATTTTAAGTGAAGTACTGTTTATGTTCTGAGTGTAAGTGTATTCTTTATTACTTGTGGGAGTTGGGACTTCCGACTAAGATCTTCTCCGGCGCTGGCGTTCAGTTACATCCAATGACTAGGAGCATTCTGGGCACACACCCCAGCACTTGGATGCTAATCCTAAAAGATTCCAACCATCAAAAGTCTATTGTGGTATTACTGAAGACGATCTGAATCCATAATCATTTAGGTTATGTGTTTTTTCATGGTTGTCaccatagttggaaaaccatGTTTTGACCGGGAAGACTCGCCCGAGTTGagtcaaaatttgagattctTGGTCAAGACTCGCCCGCcctatgttaaaaaaaataagactcGAGACGAGTCAAGATGATTCTACATTGACTCGGTTTTTTGGCCAAGTCTTGAAAAACCCACCGAATCTGATCATTATATCAAAAGACgcttaaaaagaaatcaaaaaaaatctctttacaatcccaaatcccaagacTCCTAACTTAACAACTTCTCCTACTCCTTTCCTTTTACCAAAAGAAACTTGGGATCTAAGAAACTTCATGTATTCCTAAATCCaaagttcttattttattggaactTGGATTGTTGGAAggtataatttatattttctaatcctTAACCCTAACCTAACGTTCTAACTAAGAGAAAGACTCTTGCCTACAACTCTCGAATTATtgatatgtgatttttttttccttatgcattttcatatttttctgtatttttatgatttatttacatatttattgcatttaaatatatataaaatagaaaaaataagacTCGG of Macadamia integrifolia cultivar HAES 741 unplaced genomic scaffold, SCU_Mint_v3 scaffold1752, whole genome shotgun sequence contains these proteins:
- the LOC122064766 gene encoding omega-hydroxypalmitate O-feruloyl transferase-like; the protein is MESAGKNENFLVTKSVPVIVKPASKTNGGLFFLSNVDQYQCLIISTVYSYKPSTRSSDNVFEVIKQALAEVLVHYYPLAGKLIVGSDGRLVVECTGEGVPFIEATTTHELEALGNLTKSNFGILGQLVHTLPPTKSILEVPLLAIQVTRFNCGGFVLGVAINHSMVDGLCAMEFISSWAEIAKGSPITVLPFLDRAVMKAREHPKIEFPHHEFFQIKDLPKTITASEDEIFLIKSFSFNVERLEQLKRSAMEDGLIERCSSFVVVAAYTWRIMTESLKMEADEMTKLVFPVDLRSKFNPPFPKGYFGNAIFHTGCLCSAGELTSKPLSFAVQMVQDSIKLVTEDYVRSAIDHYEVNRKNPMATYTLFLSTWSKLDFLTTDFGWGKPNQVMLGNPGPNLCFILPQEEGKKDVDILVVMKESLMNTFEDVIQL